A window from Suncus etruscus isolate mSunEtr1 chromosome 18, mSunEtr1.pri.cur, whole genome shotgun sequence encodes these proteins:
- the LOC125995701 gene encoding DLA class II histocompatibility antigen, DR-1 beta chain-like, which translates to MTTLAVILMVMSSSFALARDTSLHFLLFVKSECHFSNGTERVRFLERLFHNGVEYVCFDSDVGEYQAVTELGRPSAKYWNSQKDLLAQKRANVRVYCKHNYGAVESFFMQRRVQPKVTKVFPMKTQPLHHHYLLVCSVSGFYPGHIEVRWFRNGQEQEAGVISTGLIRNGDWTFQIMVMLETVPESGDVYTCQVEHPSLTSPILEEWRAQSDSAQSKMLSGIGGFVLGLVFLGVGLFINYRNQKGNSGLHPTGNILLLS; encoded by the exons ATGACAACTCTGGCAGTGATACTGATGGTGATGAGTTCTTCCTTTGCTTTGGCCAGGGACACCTCAT TGCATTTCCTGCTTTTTGTTAAGTCTGAGTGTCATTTCTCCAACGGGACGGAGCGGGTGCGGTTCCTGGAGAGACTCTTTCATAATGGAGTGGAGTACGTGTGCTTCGACAGCGACGTGGGCGAGTACCAGGCGGTGACCGAGCTGGGACGGCCGTCTGCCAAGTACTGGAACTCACAGAAGGACCTCCTGGCGCAGAAGCGGGCCAACGTGCGGGTGTATTGCAAACACAACTATGGGGCCGTAGAGAGCTTCTTCATGCAGAGGAGAG TTCAGCCCAAGGTGACTAAAGTGTTTCCTATGAAGACTCAGCCTCTGCACCACCACTACCTCCTGGTCTGCTCTGTGAGTGGTTTCTATCCAGGTCACATTGAAGTCAGGTGGTTCCGGAATGGCCAGGAACAGGAGGCCGGAGTGATCTCCACAGGACTCATCCGGAATGGAGACTGGACCTTCCAGATAATGGTGATGCTTGAAACAGTTCCTGAGAGTGGAGATGTCTACACCTGCCAAGTGGAGCATCCAAGCCTGACAAGTCCCATTTTAGAGGAATGGA gAGCACAGAGTGACTCTGCGCAGAGCAAAATGCTGAGTGGAATTGGGGGCTTCGTTTTGGGCCTAGTCTTCCTTGGAGTAGGCCTGTTTATCAACTACAGAAATCAGAAAG GGAACTCAGGACTTCATCCCACAGGTAACATTTTACTCCTATCTTAG